The genomic region GAAGTCACTGGTTCTAGCCATTAAATTCTTGACTCATTTCCATTGTCTCAAATTTCCCTGTCAGTTTTCCatctgtgtttttcaatttcttaAACTTGATTCATTTTCAAAGATTCCGACATCACTACCACAATGTTCGTACAAGCTCTGAAAGTTTAGTCTTCATGACAGGGTATTAAATTAAGATGGAAGGGTGTATACTGTCACTAGGTAGTAGTATCGGGGTTGAACAATTCCTGAGGATAACATAGTTCCTTCCATCAGTTCCTCTGAAAAGTGTTATCTTTCATCAAGAGGTTTCATACATGAGATGGAGCAAtaacctccccctcccacccccagaCCTCCCACTTACCAACCCCTCACAACACCATGGATCAATCTATCAGGCCCAATGAATCAGTTGAACTTTACAAGACTCCAGAGGGTTCCATATTTTGATGGCGCCATGAATACTACCTACGGGTGCTACATATTTCCCTCTTAGATGGTTCAATGAATAAAGGAGTTTTAGCAAAAGGCTTCACACATGACACTGAGTAATGACAACCCTCACAAAGTCACACAAGGAGGTCATAGTTCCTCGAAGCATAATTCCTTCTCAATAATGGCGTGGGGTCTATTTGATTTAGGCTTCCTACATCAGATGGTGCTAGACAGAATGGAACAGGGCAGTCGCCTCCTCATGATACTGGAGAACCTTCGACCGAGAGTCGGTGAACGGAGAAAAAATGATCGTAACCTGATGTGATGATGAATCGGAGATGCTTGGCTGTCGATGAGTCGACCTACGTGAAAATGACAAAACGCAACGATAAAGAAACAAaacgagagagaaaaagaaCAGACGATTGCAGCAAAAGTCAAATAGCAAAAGAAATCAAGATGACACATTACATAAATATTCCAGACAATGTAATCTCAAAGATCTTGCTATTAATTCTTGAAATTTTGGCTTGAAAATGACTTAATTACTACATCAGCAGATTTTACAGCGATGGATTTTTCTTGTCATCATGGCACATGTTTCCAATAACTTACTTTCTCTTCATAatcagtgttattattttttcagacTTCCTTTCACTGAGCTGTACTCATTCAAGGCTTCATCAAAATGCTGtttttttgaaaacttaattttttgtttttgaagatAAATGTTTTGTACATTATACGGAAAATCAATGACACTCCACCAGAATGTGGGCTTGAGGTTTTCTTTGGGCCCATGAAGTATAGCAATCTTGCAGTTAGTACTTACAAACTTGTTCAAAGTGTCACCTACAAGAACACCTTATATTCTATAGTAAGCTAACTTGCCAACAGTGTGAATATGCAACAGTGAATCCTTAGCATAGTTATCTTCCTAATTCCCGTTAAGTTTGCATTACCTAATGTGGCTAGAGTGAAAACACTGTGTAGTGTGGAGTGAACTGCATGTGTGTgcatatgaaagaaatggttCAACAAAGTTTCACAAAGATCATGACTTTCCTTCATTCTGTCTACAAAATCTGGGTCTGTGTTTTTGTTAGTCCAAAACTTAGATCATGCTTCATGTaatcattgatatacaagctaGAAAACAAGGTGATACAAAACTGAACATAGCCTAACGATAGCGCTGCAATACCTTGCCAACAATCCACCACTAAGTGTTCCCTCTTTCTCTGGCATTTTCATGCAATCTGGTCTTTGTGTAGATCAATTGCACATGTCTTTATGCGTTGTGAAAGCATACAGGCTATCTCCAAATTTAGAAAATATCACCGAATCCCGATATTCAAGCACAGTTATGTAGGTTTGATATTAAGTAAGCGAATATGAGGTCATGGAAAACCCTGAATATCCAACCGACCGAATTACTGTTGGACTAATAACCGATCTGAAGATCAGAATCATATCCGTTGTGGTTGAATCAAAAGGGAATCAGTGTAAAATTACCATAGATGCAAAAGCTAAAAGGAGATATACATTGATCTATTCATGGTGACAGTAAATGACAAGATTATTCACTGAACAAACcttaaaaagttttgtttttcacaaGGAAGAACAGTATATGCAATCTGGCCACTATAACTACCTTCTAATTAGCCGACAGACATTTCTTAAACGTAGGATACAGTGTGAATTTGCCAACATTTAATGGCATATGCGACGGTATGGCCTTGTTAGTGGTTGTAAAGTTGCATCATTTGAATAGGTCATTGCATTCAAGCTGACCATAAATAACAAGATGTTCAGTCACATGctactgaatattcagtacATGCTAATACAATAAAGCTGACCTTATACTCTTCCGTCTGTAATGAAGCATCGGATGGAGACAGCTCAGCGTCCTTCAAAGTTTCAAAATCTGTTGGTTCTTGCTGAACACTGCGCTCTATTTTGAGGCCCTTAACTGGAAAAAGATAAACATGCAAGACAATGACGACAACATTGAACgtttgttttcaaaaataaaatgtaacatatgACTACTACTTTATACAGCAGTGTAGGAGGCACACACTTGTAAGGCTTTTGGCTGTTATTTTAACATTGATACAACCCACCACTGAGGGCTGGACCTGTTTGGTTGGCTTGACTCCACTGGAGTGGATCCACTCCTCTTTGAGTGGATTCACTCCTCTTTGGGGGGATCATTGCCCTAAAAATTTCTTTGCTTTATTTCAGAATCTTTAAAGTGATTGGAGGTAATGGTAACAGTTTACCATTTTACCTATTAGGGTATTtagttacattttctttttattgccAGTAGACACATGTTGCTTAAATTTTGTCAATTCAAAGGGAATGCCAGTGGGAACATATTTTTAGCAAGTAGACATTTCATGCActggtaattttttgtaaatggTTCAACtgattgtgaaattctaggtcTGTAGAAAGTCCATTATTCATCATAGAGTATATTAACTTATTCAGCTTGCTTAAGGCTCTGTTGTAATGTATTCCTATTGCTTTTGTACACAACACCCAGTGGCTGTGATCATACTTACCTTGGAATGAATTGACTTTGATAGTCTTCAAATTCACTAATGTTGTAAAGCTTAGGATGAATTCCTGTGGGTACAGCCCAGTTGAGGCCCAAAAGGTATCTAGCCTCCTAGGAATGAagggaaataaaataaaataaaactgtcgAAGGTAAAATGCCAAACCTTCTTACTGCAGTGTGTACATAAGATACATAACTTACGACTCGGTTTTATCGATTAAGAACttgaacattttcaaaaatctaTTTGACATGTTTACTAGACTACTTGGGGGCAAAGCTATTGTGAGGGCAGGGGAAATTTAAtcaaaaagaaactttttgttGAAGAATGTATCTGACACTCTCATTCCACACTTTGAAACATCTAAAGCTGGTCGCACACTCCCTGACTGACCGCGA from Apostichopus japonicus isolate 1M-3 chromosome 2, ASM3797524v1, whole genome shotgun sequence harbors:
- the LOC139977534 gene encoding intraflagellar transport protein 25 homolog; amino-acid sequence: MDVATAESGAQILLATSSDSGNPPENMIDGRLDTFWASTGLYPQEFILSFTTLVNLKTIKVNSFQVKGLKIERSVQQEPTDFETLKDAELSPSDASLQTEEYKVDSSTAKHLRFIITSGYDHFFSVHRLSVEGSPVS